A single region of the Thermodesulfobacteriota bacterium genome encodes:
- a CDS encoding ATP-binding protein, translating into MTAITLGKGPVIRAKKFLIIAVGVFILVSGIIGYLGYSANQEIEKTVTDQFNRQQLLLARKIAHDINNHFNFLDTILRRINQFWQRGGRNMEAIKGDITSFFPLLRGWDVLAIVHFGRDEKFPVVFTEQGFTGAEGLGIYYDDYRRWGDRPEHRDSIIIGRTFRAEKGIFKGRWLMLMATPTWKRAAGQKGVPAWRFEGLTFIVVDPIGIAQRYTRGVRSGATGYGWVVDDRGIFLAHYEQTFVGEDSFTVRQKKNPDISYARINRIVREYLLKGKEGTDWYISGWHRGVTGEMKKLFAYSPVFLSKEDRGNLWSVGVTAPVTEVYGIIESAIIRQWLIAGIFQLIVFSCLGVAIYLSLRWSRILAAEVDAKTADLRLSEAEVRQERDKVKESMQKLIEMQERLVRSERFAAIGEAAAYLSHEIKNPLMLIGGFAGQVEKSLSDDDANREKLGIIQAETRRLELMLAEVRDFTRPARPQKELQNINSVIEDTLALMENKMIDKGIEYEKALDDRLPDVLFDPQQVKQVLINLIKNAIEAMPEGGKLVVSSGREGGQVKVAVLDSGMGMPHEVAKKIFDPFFTTKKKGTGLGLAVSRKIMEDHEGEISVQSEEGKGTKITIALPIKPVNMEAR; encoded by the coding sequence ATGACAGCTATAACACTGGGTAAGGGGCCGGTTATCAGAGCTAAGAAGTTTCTCATTATTGCCGTAGGCGTTTTCATTCTTGTCTCCGGCATCATCGGTTATCTGGGCTATAGCGCCAATCAGGAGATTGAAAAAACCGTAACGGATCAATTCAATCGGCAGCAGCTACTCCTGGCGCGGAAGATAGCCCATGATATCAATAACCACTTTAATTTTCTCGATACCATCTTACGGCGCATCAATCAGTTCTGGCAGCGGGGCGGAAGGAATATGGAGGCGATAAAGGGGGATATCACCTCGTTCTTTCCGCTGCTCAGGGGCTGGGATGTCCTGGCGATTGTGCATTTCGGCCGGGACGAAAAGTTCCCTGTGGTTTTTACCGAGCAGGGATTTACCGGCGCGGAGGGATTAGGAATCTATTATGACGATTACCGGCGATGGGGCGATCGCCCGGAACACAGAGACAGCATAATAATCGGCCGGACCTTTCGGGCGGAAAAAGGTATTTTTAAAGGCAGATGGCTGATGCTAATGGCCACGCCCACCTGGAAACGTGCCGCCGGACAAAAGGGCGTTCCGGCCTGGAGGTTTGAGGGCCTGACTTTTATTGTCGTTGATCCTATAGGGATCGCGCAGCGCTATACCCGGGGCGTCCGTTCGGGTGCGACAGGCTACGGATGGGTGGTTGATGACCGGGGGATTTTTCTGGCGCACTACGAGCAGACCTTTGTTGGCGAGGATTCCTTTACCGTCAGACAAAAGAAGAACCCGGATATCTCCTATGCGAGGATAAACCGGATCGTGCGAGAGTATCTGCTCAAAGGCAAGGAAGGAACGGATTGGTATATCTCCGGATGGCACCGCGGGGTAACCGGTGAGATGAAAAAATTATTTGCCTATAGCCCTGTTTTCCTATCCAAAGAGGATCGGGGCAATCTATGGTCAGTGGGGGTGACCGCCCCCGTAACCGAGGTCTATGGAATCATAGAGTCGGCCATCATAAGACAATGGCTGATTGCAGGCATCTTTCAATTAATAGTATTTTCCTGCCTGGGTGTGGCCATTTATCTTTCCCTGCGCTGGTCACGGATTCTGGCTGCGGAGGTTGACGCCAAGACTGCTGACTTGAGGCTTTCTGAGGCGGAGGTGCGGCAGGAGAGGGATAAGGTCAAAGAGAGTATGCAAAAACTCATCGAGATGCAGGAGAGGCTTGTCCGTTCGGAGCGTTTTGCGGCCATAGGAGAGGCGGCTGCTTACCTTTCGCACGAGATAAAAAATCCTTTGATGCTTATTGGTGGATTCGCCGGCCAGGTAGAGAAATCCCTTTCAGACGATGATGCCAACCGGGAAAAATTAGGGATAATACAGGCCGAGACCAGACGTCTGGAGTTGATGTTGGCGGAGGTCAGAGACTTTACGCGTCCGGCCAGGCCGCAAAAGGAATTGCAAAATATCAATTCAGTCATTGAAGACACGTTAGCCCTTATGGAGAACAAAATGATTGATAAGGGCATTGAGTATGAAAAAGCCTTGGATGACCGCCTGCCGGACGTACTCTTTGATCCTCAGCAGGTCAAGCAGGTATTGATTAACCTCATCAAGAATGCCATTGAGGCTATGCCGGAGGGTGGTAAACTGGTTGTCTCGTCCGGGCGTGAGGGCGGGCAGGTTAAGGTTGCAGTCCTGGATAGCGGTATGGGTATGCCCCATGAGGTGGCCAAGAAGATATTCGATCCATTTTTTACGACCAAGAAAAAGGGAACTGGGCTGGGACTCGCTGTTTCTCGCAAGATCATGGAAGACCATGAGGGTGAAATCTCTGTTCAGAGCGAAGAAGGAAAGGGGACCAAGATTACTATTGCCTTGCCGATTAAACCGGTTAATATGGAAGCACGCTAA
- a CDS encoding ATP-binding protein, whose protein sequence is MTTTPKTTSPYRGKSIAIAVYAAMVLLLGGALFLSIFLEKRTRKIAVEQFNQQQLLLARYAARQLQNNLELICDELRVLNYSPSIQYLESVAWARRIEITMSVLKQSGVLLISRIDQDGKKEYSVDNHGKHSILDLSHRAGIRDTLELASVTDNKDKVFISNAFWDEERYPGRLLLTMSIPTYQESIDEAHPVPTGNFVGITQVTLDITTFVKRIVMDIRSGETGYAWVIDDRGVFLYHPLAEFMGANAFEVRPKKAPKISFVRIHRIQKERMLAGREGTSWYISGWHRETKGPIEKLIAYTPVIVGHPGSRPSWSVAVVAPISEVEEVIKKDLTRLHVMHGVIVLSIIMIGLTAFMYERRWEKKLSEEVEEKTRSLKRSEERYRSLVENAEDMIYSLDRDGNIISINRYAINLLSGNLSGVPPGSIEGRNFLKMCVCDKLTLATIHRVFDAGEPGDLEHRAEIGGKEYWFSTHLIPIKDTTGAVRALLGISRDVTEQNKMAGQMANTEKLASLGLLAAGVAHEINNPIAIIMGFSEVLLEKCPPGDERHDMLKRIIHQSQVCERIVSQLLSFSRASEYAEDLTDINQELGNIIKVVGNTLLMKKIKVNLDLVPDLPKVKADPTQVQQVFLNLINNAIGAMPGGGELAVSTAFDTDNNLVRICFSDTGCGIPPESRTKIFDPFFTTKRTGEGTGLGLTVSYNIVNGYGGTINFITKTAEEAGDKKGTTFIVSLPAFLCSFDR, encoded by the coding sequence ATGACGACTACCCCAAAAACCACTTCCCCCTATAGAGGGAAGAGTATAGCCATTGCTGTCTATGCGGCTATGGTTTTATTACTCGGCGGGGCGCTTTTTTTGAGCATCTTTTTAGAGAAGCGGACGCGAAAGATCGCGGTGGAGCAATTCAATCAACAGCAACTCCTCCTTGCCCGGTACGCAGCGCGGCAACTACAGAATAACCTTGAACTTATTTGCGACGAGCTGCGGGTGTTAAACTATTCTCCTTCCATCCAGTATCTTGAATCCGTGGCATGGGCGAGGCGGATAGAGATAACCATGTCTGTTCTGAAGCAAAGCGGTGTCCTCTTGATCTCCCGCATCGATCAGGATGGAAAGAAGGAGTATTCCGTCGATAACCATGGGAAACACTCCATTTTGGATCTTAGTCACAGGGCGGGTATAAGAGATACGCTTGAGCTTGCTTCGGTAACAGACAATAAAGACAAGGTCTTCATCAGCAATGCCTTTTGGGATGAGGAGCGCTATCCGGGAAGGTTGCTTCTCACCATGAGCATACCCACCTATCAGGAGTCGATCGATGAAGCGCATCCGGTGCCCACGGGGAATTTCGTCGGGATAACACAGGTTACCCTGGATATTACGACCTTCGTAAAAAGGATTGTAATGGATATCCGTTCAGGAGAGACCGGCTATGCCTGGGTGATCGATGACCGCGGGGTCTTCTTATATCATCCACTGGCAGAGTTCATGGGTGCGAACGCATTTGAGGTGCGCCCGAAAAAAGCGCCTAAAATATCCTTTGTCCGCATCCATCGCATTCAAAAGGAAAGGATGCTCGCGGGCCGGGAGGGAACCAGTTGGTATATTTCCGGCTGGCATCGGGAGACCAAAGGTCCTATAGAAAAGCTGATCGCCTACACACCGGTAATTGTCGGTCATCCCGGGTCGCGGCCTTCCTGGTCGGTGGCTGTGGTCGCCCCGATAAGTGAAGTAGAAGAGGTCATTAAGAAGGATCTGACGCGGCTACATGTTATGCATGGCGTGATTGTCCTATCCATCATTATGATAGGGCTGACCGCTTTTATGTACGAGCGGCGCTGGGAAAAGAAGCTTTCCGAGGAAGTAGAGGAAAAAACACGGAGCCTGAAAAGATCTGAAGAACGTTATCGGTCGTTAGTAGAGAATGCTGAGGACATGATCTATTCTCTGGACAGGGATGGAAATATCATTTCCATCAACCGTTATGCCATAAACCTTCTTTCTGGTAATCTGTCCGGTGTCCCGCCCGGGTCCATTGAAGGGCGGAATTTTCTCAAAATGTGCGTTTGCGATAAATTAACCTTGGCGACCATCCATAGGGTATTTGACGCTGGGGAACCCGGGGACCTCGAACATCGGGCCGAGATCGGAGGGAAAGAATACTGGTTTAGCACCCACTTAATCCCTATAAAGGACACAACTGGGGCGGTAAGGGCCCTGCTTGGCATCTCACGCGATGTTACCGAGCAAAACAAGATGGCCGGTCAGATGGCCAACACCGAGAAGCTCGCGTCACTGGGACTACTGGCTGCCGGAGTGGCCCATGAAATAAACAATCCGATCGCTATTATCATGGGGTTCTCCGAAGTCCTGTTGGAAAAATGTCCTCCCGGAGACGAGCGGCATGATATGTTAAAAAGGATAATCCACCAGTCACAGGTATGCGAAAGGATCGTATCGCAGCTTTTGAGTTTTAGCCGCGCCTCCGAGTATGCCGAGGATCTTACGGATATCAACCAGGAGCTGGGAAATATCATTAAGGTAGTTGGGAACACACTTCTGATGAAAAAAATCAAGGTTAACCTGGACCTGGTTCCTGATCTGCCTAAAGTCAAGGCGGATCCCACACAGGTTCAGCAGGTCTTCCTCAACCTGATAAACAATGCCATAGGGGCTATGCCGGGTGGGGGAGAACTGGCTGTTTCTACTGCCTTTGATACGGATAATAATTTGGTCCGGATATGTTTTTCTGATACCGGTTGTGGTATCCCGCCAGAGTCCAGGACAAAGATATTTGATCCATTTTTTACTACCAAAAGGACAGGGGAAGGGACTGGTCTGGGACTCACGGTTTCCTACAATATAGTCAACGGTTACGGAGGAACGATTAACTTCATAACAAAGACTGCGGAGGAGGCAGGTGACAAAAAAGGGACGACCTTTATCGTGTCTTTGCCTGCTTTCTTGTGCTCCTTTGATAGATAG
- the lon gene encoding endopeptidase La translates to MKFFGSKKSEQMPHEAEIEDLRLAIDKAHMPAEVQEVALHELKKLSKMGQMTAEYGIILNYLEYLISLPWDKTTEDNLDLARAETILHQDHYGLEDIKARILEYLAVRVLRSKIKYRILVADEDENVRRNLQDMLEKEGYTVVTATDGTGALRLIESSEFDLILADLKLKGLDGLAFLEKAKATWPETEFIMMSRYAILDSAVEAIKKSAFHYLSKPFNTSELQETVKNALQRKMCVQDTKSPILCFMGPPGTGKTSLGRSVAHALGRKFVRISLAGMKDEAEIRGHRRTYAGAMPGRIIHEIRRAGYKNPVLMLDEIDKIGQDFRGDPASALLEVLDPEQNDKFTDYYLDVPFDLSKVIFITTANTADGIPGALRDRLEIVKLSGYTEEEKKNIATRYIIPRQIRETGLTAYPPEFTDVALYKIIREYTREAGVRDLERQIGSICRKMARAIVTEPGHNMSRRTIFPDSIEHYLGPRKYLFEATEARNRVGVTTGLVWTEVGGDIIFVEATKMKGRKKLIMTGSLGEIMQESAQAALSYIRSNACIFNIAENFFDFQDIHIHVPAAAAPKEGPSAGITIALALISALTERPARRDVAMTGELTLTGRVLPVGAIKEKILAARRAGVKVVILPQKNKVDVDTLPAGAKDGIRIVFVDNLTEIVDIVLE, encoded by the coding sequence ATGAAATTTTTTGGTTCTAAAAAATCTGAGCAGATGCCGCATGAGGCAGAAATAGAGGATCTACGCCTGGCCATCGATAAGGCGCACATGCCTGCCGAGGTGCAGGAAGTTGCCCTCCATGAGTTGAAAAAACTGTCCAAAATGGGACAGATGACCGCCGAATATGGCATCATACTGAACTACCTGGAGTATCTGATCTCCCTGCCGTGGGATAAGACAACTGAAGACAATTTAGACCTTGCCCGTGCCGAAACGATACTTCACCAGGATCACTACGGACTTGAAGATATAAAAGCCAGGATTCTTGAGTACCTCGCCGTCCGGGTATTGCGATCTAAGATTAAATACCGCATCCTGGTGGCCGACGAAGACGAGAACGTCCGTAGAAATTTGCAGGATATGCTCGAAAAGGAAGGCTACACTGTGGTTACTGCTACCGATGGAACAGGGGCCCTCCGGTTAATCGAGTCTTCTGAGTTTGATTTAATATTGGCTGACTTAAAGTTGAAAGGTCTCGACGGCCTGGCGTTTCTGGAAAAGGCCAAGGCTACCTGGCCGGAAACCGAATTCATCATGATGTCCCGGTATGCTATTCTCGACTCTGCTGTAGAGGCCATAAAAAAAAGCGCCTTTCATTACCTGTCCAAACCCTTTAACACGTCGGAATTACAAGAAACCGTTAAGAACGCCCTGCAAAGAAAGATGTGCGTCCAGGATACAAAAAGCCCCATTCTTTGTTTTATGGGACCGCCGGGAACCGGAAAGACTTCCCTCGGCAGGTCGGTGGCACATGCCCTGGGACGCAAATTTGTCCGGATTTCCTTGGCCGGCATGAAGGATGAGGCTGAAATCAGAGGCCACCGCCGCACCTATGCCGGAGCAATGCCCGGACGAATTATCCACGAAATTCGCCGCGCCGGGTATAAAAACCCCGTGCTTATGCTGGATGAAATAGACAAGATAGGTCAGGATTTCAGGGGCGATCCGGCATCTGCTCTCCTTGAAGTACTCGATCCCGAGCAGAATGATAAGTTTACAGATTATTATCTCGATGTCCCTTTCGATCTTTCAAAGGTCATATTCATCACCACGGCCAACACCGCTGATGGTATCCCCGGGGCGCTCCGTGACCGCCTGGAGATAGTGAAACTTTCCGGTTACACGGAAGAGGAGAAAAAAAACATTGCCACGCGATATATTATCCCGCGTCAGATCAGGGAAACCGGCCTAACGGCCTATCCGCCGGAGTTTACAGATGTGGCTCTATATAAAATTATTCGTGAATATACAAGGGAAGCGGGGGTACGTGACTTAGAGAGACAAATTGGCTCTATTTGCCGAAAGATGGCGCGGGCGATTGTTACAGAGCCAGGACATAATATGTCTCGGCGGACCATATTCCCGGATTCAATTGAGCATTACCTTGGGCCACGCAAGTACCTGTTCGAGGCCACAGAGGCCAGGAACCGCGTCGGCGTAACGACCGGACTGGTCTGGACGGAGGTCGGTGGTGATATCATCTTTGTCGAAGCTACCAAGATGAAAGGTCGCAAGAAGCTTATTATGACCGGCTCGCTTGGCGAAATTATGCAGGAGTCCGCCCAGGCGGCTCTCAGTTATATACGGTCCAATGCCTGTATTTTTAATATCGCAGAGAATTTCTTTGACTTCCAGGACATCCACATCCATGTTCCAGCGGCCGCTGCACCTAAGGAAGGGCCATCGGCCGGGATCACTATAGCCCTGGCCCTAATCTCCGCACTCACTGAAAGACCGGCCAGGCGTGACGTGGCCATGACCGGAGAGTTGACCCTAACCGGCCGGGTCTTACCCGTGGGGGCCATCAAAGAGAAGATACTGGCTGCGCGGAGGGCCGGGGTAAAAGTGGTCATTCTGCCCCAAAAGAACAAAGTAGACGTGGATACGCTGCCGGCTGGCGCAAAAGATGGGATTAGGATTGTCTTTGTTGATAACCTTACAGAAATTGTAGATATAGTCCTGGAGTAG
- a CDS encoding sigma-54 dependent transcriptional regulator, producing MSERILIVDDESDMLELLRRIVEKNTAYEVLTCSNPLAVMDLLKENPCALVISDLKMPGMDGISTLEQVKQLDESTAVIIMTAFGTIETAIDAMRKGAFDYITKPFRKEKILVTIDKALEWHRLRTENERLKQKLEETMQYGTIIGSSPIMKQIYEKINQVAKTSATVLITGESGCGKELVARAIHAQSLRSNYKIVPVSCSALPESLIESELFGHLKGSFTGAIREHKGLIEEAENGTLFLDEIGDLSLLIQVKLLRVIQEGEFKKVGDSKITKANVRIISATHRNLLKMIKERTFREDLYYRLNVIHIHLPALRDRKEDIPILAHYFLAKYSSLNNKDIKGFSPGVLAALKSHDWPGNIRQLENVIERAVILCSGNRLDTENLFSADSVSGPQETTDAVLTLPYKDARERSIEEFNRRYISYVLARHSGNVSRAAMESGLKRQYLHRLMRDYGIHSAGFKAAQE from the coding sequence ATGTCAGAACGGATATTGATCGTGGATGATGAGTCCGATATGCTGGAACTTCTCCGAAGGATTGTAGAGAAAAACACCGCCTATGAAGTCTTGACCTGCTCTAATCCGCTGGCCGTTATGGACTTACTGAAGGAGAACCCGTGTGCACTAGTCATTTCAGACCTTAAGATGCCGGGGATGGATGGCATTAGTACCCTCGAACAAGTCAAACAATTAGATGAAAGCACAGCGGTCATTATCATGACCGCTTTCGGTACGATCGAGACTGCAATTGACGCCATGCGCAAAGGGGCCTTTGACTATATCACCAAACCTTTCCGCAAGGAGAAGATTCTCGTCACCATTGACAAGGCCCTCGAATGGCACCGACTACGTACTGAAAACGAGCGCCTAAAGCAGAAACTCGAAGAAACTATGCAATACGGGACGATCATTGGATCGAGTCCGATTATGAAGCAGATTTATGAAAAAATCAACCAGGTTGCCAAGACATCCGCGACAGTCTTGATTACCGGGGAGAGTGGTTGTGGGAAAGAATTAGTGGCGAGAGCCATCCATGCCCAGAGCCTCCGTAGTAATTATAAAATTGTCCCTGTAAGCTGCTCCGCCCTCCCTGAGTCTTTGATTGAAAGTGAGCTTTTTGGACATCTGAAGGGGTCCTTTACCGGTGCGATAAGGGAACACAAGGGCCTGATCGAAGAAGCCGAAAACGGTACACTATTCCTGGACGAAATTGGTGACTTAAGTCTGCTTATCCAGGTCAAACTCCTTCGTGTTATCCAGGAAGGAGAATTCAAAAAGGTCGGTGATAGCAAGATCACTAAGGCCAACGTCCGCATCATATCGGCCACCCACCGGAACCTTCTAAAAATGATCAAGGAGAGAACCTTCCGGGAAGACCTCTATTACCGTCTTAATGTCATCCATATTCACCTGCCTGCGCTACGCGACCGCAAGGAAGACATCCCTATCCTTGCCCACTATTTCCTGGCTAAATACAGCAGCCTCAATAACAAGGACATCAAGGGCTTCTCTCCGGGGGTGCTCGCCGCTTTAAAGTCACATGACTGGCCCGGCAATATCAGACAACTGGAAAATGTGATCGAAAGGGCTGTGATACTCTGTTCAGGCAACCGGCTCGACACGGAAAATCTGTTTTCCGCCGATTCCGTCTCAGGGCCGCAAGAAACCACAGACGCGGTTCTTACCCTTCCATACAAGGATGCCCGGGAAAGATCGATCGAAGAATTTAACCGCCGCTATATTTCCTACGTCCTGGCCCGGCATTCGGGCAACGTATCCCGGGCTGCCATGGAATCCGGATTAAAACGGCAGTACCTGCACCGCCTTATGAGAGACTACGGCATCCATTCGGCCGGTTTTAAGGCCGCGCAAGAATAA
- a CDS encoding ATP-binding protein: MKHCKRKRVAHFEEICRALIDGTEDLIYILDRKGRYTFINPWMARFLSRDVEQIIGHSLLSFMPEVDAQEQIRLIDQIYAGTKSVKAEFTIRKGDGAFLFSANLVPIRDEKGDVCGVLGIARDITETRNFEKQLITTEKLASLGTLAAGVAHQINNPLSIILGFCDLLLEKTDTESLIHRDLRTIERHGLYCKKVVENLLGFARIAEGDEVSADVNHALEMILGIIDHTLLIHGITVERDLAPSLPLICGDTKQLQQVFLSLITNAVEAMKNGGALGISTGMDGSSHVFIRISDTGDGIDEKCLDKIFDPFFTTKPEGEGTGLGLSVSYGIIQKYGGNISCESKTGKPSGTNFTIKLPIFRRSTRCQNGY; this comes from the coding sequence ATGAAACACTGCAAACGAAAAAGAGTCGCCCACTTTGAAGAAATCTGTCGTGCCTTAATTGATGGGACAGAAGACCTGATCTATATTCTGGATCGCAAGGGCCGCTATACCTTTATCAATCCATGGATGGCCCGATTCCTTTCCAGGGACGTCGAACAGATTATCGGCCATTCCCTTTTATCATTCATGCCGGAGGTGGATGCCCAGGAACAGATCAGGTTAATCGACCAGATATACGCCGGCACAAAGAGTGTCAAAGCGGAATTTACTATCCGGAAAGGAGACGGTGCCTTCTTGTTCAGCGCCAACCTGGTACCCATCAGAGATGAAAAAGGAGATGTATGCGGCGTCCTGGGCATTGCCAGAGACATCACCGAGACCCGTAATTTTGAAAAACAACTGATAACCACCGAAAAACTCGCCTCGCTGGGCACGCTGGCCGCGGGAGTGGCTCACCAGATAAATAACCCCCTGTCGATTATCCTGGGCTTTTGTGATCTCTTGCTCGAAAAGACAGATACGGAGAGTCTAATTCATCGGGACCTTCGGACCATTGAACGTCACGGGCTGTACTGTAAGAAGGTGGTGGAAAATCTTCTCGGCTTCGCACGCATTGCGGAAGGAGACGAGGTGTCGGCAGATGTCAACCATGCCCTGGAAATGATTCTGGGTATAATAGACCATACCCTGCTCATCCACGGCATTACTGTGGAGAGAGACCTCGCCCCTTCTCTTCCCCTGATCTGTGGAGACACCAAACAACTTCAACAGGTTTTTCTGAGTCTGATCACCAATGCTGTTGAGGCTATGAAGAACGGGGGGGCGCTTGGCATCTCGACCGGGATGGACGGGTCTTCTCACGTCTTTATCCGTATTTCAGACACCGGGGATGGCATAGACGAAAAATGCCTGGATAAGATATTTGATCCCTTTTTCACCACCAAACCGGAAGGCGAAGGGACGGGATTGGGCCTTTCTGTAAGCTATGGAATTATACAAAAGTACGGTGGGAATATTTCCTGTGAAAGCAAAACTGGCAAGCCATCGGGGACTAACTTTACCATAAAGTTGCCTATATTCAGAAGGAGCACAAGATGTCAGAACGGATATTGA
- a CDS encoding response regulator, which produces MTEKILIVDDEPDMLKLLEVIITDKTDYNVTTTSNPLEVPGLIAGGDFDLVITDLRMPEKDGMEIIEEAQKSGLEIPFVVITAYGTIESAVEAMKNGAFDYITKPFRKEHILLTIERVMRYRRLQKENIRLRKEASQPSGTPS; this is translated from the coding sequence ATGACCGAGAAAATTCTGATTGTGGATGATGAACCTGATATGCTTAAACTGCTTGAGGTCATTATCACTGACAAAACCGATTATAACGTAACAACTACAAGTAATCCTCTGGAAGTTCCCGGATTAATTGCCGGGGGGGATTTCGACCTGGTAATCACAGACCTGCGCATGCCTGAAAAGGATGGGATGGAGATCATCGAAGAGGCTCAAAAGAGCGGGCTGGAGATACCGTTTGTCGTCATCACCGCTTATGGAACCATTGAATCGGCAGTTGAGGCGATGAAAAATGGCGCCTTTGACTATATAACCAAGCCCTTCCGCAAGGAGCATATCCTGCTCACAATAGAAAGGGTTATGAGGTATCGCCGGTTACAAAAAGAGAACATCAGATTAAGGAAAGAGGCAAGTCAACCGTCCGGTACGCCTTCTTAA